In Spirochaetota bacterium, one DNA window encodes the following:
- a CDS encoding Nif3-like dinuclear metal center hexameric protein — MSGKSNDRHREAETMKRADLVAYLDSYLRTAEIRDESQNGLQVEGPGEITTIAAAVDASLASFEMAAECGAQMIIVHHGLFWREPQTITGAHYTRIKTLIERGISLYASHLPLDLHPEVGNNAEIARILSIEKRQPFGEYHGVSIGCGGALPEPLDPHAVAALLSGGTGSECMVLANREASSRVAIVSGGGTFALDEAARAGYDTLVTGETKHSSFHAAREFGISVIFGGHYATETLGVKALAAHCARKFSLASHFIDLPTGM; from the coding sequence TTGTCCGGAAAAAGTAACGACCGTCACCGGGAAGCGGAAACCATGAAGCGCGCCGATCTTGTCGCCTATCTCGACTCCTACCTCCGCACGGCGGAGATTAGGGACGAATCACAGAACGGCCTGCAGGTCGAAGGGCCCGGCGAGATTACGACAATCGCGGCGGCGGTCGATGCATCGCTCGCCTCGTTCGAAATGGCCGCCGAATGCGGCGCGCAGATGATCATCGTGCATCACGGGCTTTTCTGGAGAGAACCCCAAACCATCACGGGCGCGCACTACACGCGGATAAAAACGCTCATCGAGCGGGGAATATCGCTCTACGCATCGCACCTTCCGCTCGATCTTCACCCCGAGGTGGGCAACAACGCGGAAATCGCGCGCATCCTTTCGATCGAGAAACGGCAGCCGTTCGGCGAGTATCACGGTGTCTCGATCGGGTGCGGAGGAGCGCTTCCGGAGCCGCTCGATCCACACGCGGTAGCGGCGCTGCTTTCCGGCGGCACCGGTTCGGAATGCATGGTGCTCGCCAATCGCGAAGCCTCGTCCAGGGTGGCGATCGTTTCGGGCGGGGGAACGTTCGCCCTCGACGAGGCGGCGCGCGCGGGATACGACACGCTCGTTACGGGCGAGACGAAGCACTCGTCCTTCCACGCGGCAAGAGAATTTGGCATAAGCGTCATCTTCGGGGGGCATTACGCGACCGAAACGCTGGGCGTAAAAGCGCTTGCTGCCCACTGCGCGCGGAAGTTTTCCCTCGCGAGTCACTTCATTGATCTTCCGACGGGGATGTAG
- a CDS encoding gamma-glutamyltransferase family protein, with protein sequence MSKLRKVFKAAGITAASIAVLLTAAYFILPHGPRDTMEFNDPYRVERTLVTGKNYMVAAGTPWAAHAAIEILDRGGNAYDASIASLLALNVTFGHAASFPGVAPILLHDARTGEVISYTGAGTAPSAATVEYFKSHGYDNIPKLNVLAHLLPASPDVLVAVLKQYGTMSFTEVSATAIKIAREGFPIHKQMMADMNLGFFTRLGLTWLLPYNSNVYYRGQWWRPFHHADRFTLPDLANTFQSLCKAEQDALARGASREQGLDAVRDYFYKGPIADAIAGLHEEKKGLITKADLSNYKGYWEKPLSGKFREYTIFANRTWNQGAIVPMVLQLLDGVDLKSMGHNSLEYIHTVLQAIELCLADREAFFGDPAFVNVPVEGLLNPRYAAERRKLFTPNRAFGATPRHGDPFAFQKTGGAFIYENRNIAVARNDGGLSFGKDTSYIAVVDKQGNAVSLTPSDFPESPMVPGTGLTLGTRMIQFYLDEKHPDGLMPGKRPRITPNPGMVFKNGKFYMSYGTPGGDSQTQAMIQFFLNLVVFGMDVQEAISAPRFISLNWPDSFAPHAYTAGTIKMERSLYDSYEPALAKMGYTVLPLGNWDNKVGAVCAVIRDPSTGTLTGGADPREESWAEGK encoded by the coding sequence ATGAGTAAATTACGAAAGGTGTTCAAGGCAGCCGGAATCACCGCCGCATCGATTGCCGTTTTGCTGACGGCTGCCTATTTTATTCTTCCGCACGGTCCGCGCGATACGATGGAGTTCAATGATCCATATCGCGTGGAACGGACCCTGGTTACCGGAAAAAACTACATGGTTGCCGCGGGGACACCGTGGGCCGCCCACGCCGCGATCGAGATCCTGGACAGGGGCGGAAACGCGTACGATGCCTCGATTGCGTCGCTCCTTGCGCTTAATGTGACCTTTGGACACGCCGCGAGCTTTCCGGGTGTCGCACCGATCCTGCTGCATGACGCACGCACCGGCGAAGTCATAAGCTATACCGGCGCGGGAACGGCTCCCTCCGCGGCAACGGTGGAATATTTCAAGTCGCACGGATACGACAATATTCCCAAGCTCAACGTGCTTGCGCACCTGCTGCCCGCATCACCGGATGTGCTCGTCGCAGTTTTAAAACAATACGGGACCATGAGCTTCACCGAAGTGAGCGCGACTGCGATAAAAATTGCGCGAGAGGGGTTCCCCATCCACAAGCAGATGATGGCGGACATGAACCTGGGCTTTTTTACGCGGCTCGGGCTCACGTGGTTATTACCGTATAATTCAAACGTATATTACCGAGGTCAATGGTGGCGCCCCTTCCATCATGCCGACCGGTTTACGCTTCCCGATCTCGCGAATACCTTTCAGTCGCTCTGCAAGGCCGAACAGGATGCCCTTGCGCGCGGCGCATCTCGCGAGCAGGGACTCGACGCGGTGCGCGACTATTTCTACAAGGGACCGATCGCGGACGCGATCGCCGGGCTCCACGAGGAAAAAAAGGGTCTTATCACGAAAGCCGATCTTTCAAATTACAAGGGCTACTGGGAGAAGCCGCTCTCGGGAAAATTCCGCGAGTACACGATATTCGCCAACCGGACCTGGAACCAGGGCGCAATTGTTCCCATGGTGCTCCAGCTTCTCGACGGCGTCGATCTTAAATCCATGGGACACAATTCACTCGAATACATTCACACGGTGCTGCAGGCGATAGAATTATGCCTGGCCGACCGCGAGGCGTTTTTTGGCGACCCCGCGTTCGTCAATGTGCCGGTCGAGGGGCTGCTCAATCCGCGGTATGCCGCGGAGCGGAGAAAGCTGTTCACCCCGAACAGGGCGTTCGGCGCGACGCCGAGGCACGGCGATCCGTTCGCGTTCCAAAAAACGGGCGGCGCGTTCATTTATGAAAACAGAAATATTGCCGTTGCGCGCAATGACGGTGGTCTCTCGTTTGGAAAGGATACGAGCTACATAGCCGTCGTCGACAAACAGGGCAACGCCGTCTCCCTTACGCCCAGCGATTTTCCGGAATCGCCCATGGTTCCCGGAACGGGGCTTACGCTGGGTACGCGTATGATTCAGTTTTATCTCGATGAAAAACATCCTGACGGTCTCATGCCCGGCAAGCGTCCCCGCATCACGCCCAACCCGGGAATGGTTTTTAAAAACGGAAAATTCTACATGTCCTACGGAACCCCGGGGGGTGATTCACAGACTCAGGCGATGATCCAGTTTTTCCTGAATCTTGTCGTGTTCGGAATGGACGTGCAGGAGGCGATTTCGGCGCCGCGCTTCATTTCGCTCAACTGGCCCGATTCATTCGCGCCGCATGCATATACGGCGGGAACCATCAAGATGGAACGGTCTTTGTATGATTCGTACGAGCCCGCGCTCGCGAAAATGGGCTATACCGTTCTTCCGCTCGGCAATTGGGACAATAAGGTGGGCGCGGTCTGCGCGGTCATACGCGATCCGTCCACCGGAACGCTCACGGGCGGCGCCGACCCGCGCGAGGAATCATGGGCCGAGGGTAAATAG
- a CDS encoding ATP-binding protein, whose product MRDRYLHRHIAEDLKEKMVFIGGPRQVGKTTLAEKIIGKTCKSAYFNWDNRADRKRIMASEWPGDAELVILDEIHKYSKWKNLVKGEYDKLKDTYKFLVTGSARLDLYRRGGDSLQGRYHYYRLHPFTLPELHETLNTFEPFAALTVPESKSGAELAALETFGGFPEPLLKGNMRTLRRWHNEKIERLFREDVQDLMLVRDIGSMKLLCDSIPARIGSLLSINSLREDLGVSHRAVSHWIDVLESFYYAFRVYPYAGNNIRSLKKGPKLYLWDWSEVIEPGARFENLVASHLLKLVHFLYDAEGYKCNLHFLRDREKREVDFLVTVNDRPWFAVEAKSSDDSLAPSLSHFKDKLKIPFVYQVVRKDGVDWLKDGIRIISADKFLESLV is encoded by the coding sequence ATGAGAGACAGGTACCTGCACCGCCATATAGCCGAGGACCTCAAGGAAAAAATGGTCTTTATTGGAGGACCGCGCCAGGTCGGCAAGACAACCCTGGCGGAGAAAATAATAGGCAAAACATGCAAATCGGCGTACTTCAACTGGGACAACCGCGCAGACCGGAAAAGGATAATGGCATCCGAATGGCCCGGGGACGCGGAATTGGTGATACTCGATGAAATTCACAAATATTCGAAATGGAAGAACCTAGTCAAGGGAGAATACGACAAACTTAAAGATACCTATAAATTTCTAGTTACCGGAAGCGCCCGGCTCGACCTGTATCGCCGCGGGGGTGATTCCCTGCAGGGACGTTATCACTACTACCGTCTTCACCCCTTTACCCTGCCCGAATTACATGAAACGCTAAACACGTTCGAGCCCTTCGCTGCGCTGACTGTTCCGGAAAGCAAATCCGGAGCCGAGCTTGCGGCCCTGGAAACCTTTGGGGGTTTTCCGGAACCCCTGCTGAAAGGGAACATGCGCACCCTGAGAAGATGGCACAATGAAAAGATAGAGCGTCTGTTCCGGGAGGATGTGCAGGACCTCATGCTTGTCCGGGATATCGGCAGCATGAAATTGTTGTGCGATAGTATTCCCGCGCGGATCGGATCGCTATTGTCTATTAACTCCCTGCGGGAAGACCTGGGAGTAAGCCACAGGGCGGTATCCCATTGGATCGATGTTCTTGAGTCGTTCTATTATGCGTTCAGGGTTTATCCCTACGCGGGTAATAATATCCGCTCCCTTAAAAAAGGGCCTAAGCTGTATCTGTGGGACTGGTCGGAAGTGATCGAGCCCGGGGCGCGGTTTGAAAACCTCGTTGCTTCCCATCTCTTAAAGCTCGTGCACTTCCTGTACGATGCCGAAGGATACAAATGCAATCTCCATTTTCTAAGGGACAGGGAAAAACGTGAGGTCGATTTCCTTGTCACGGTCAATGATCGGCCGTGGTTCGCCGTCGAGGCGAAAAGCTCGGATGATTCGCTCGCTCCCTCCCTGTCGCATTTCAAGGATAAGCTGAAAATACCCTTCGTATATCAGGTCGTGCGCAAAGACGGCGTCGACTGGTTGAAGGACGGGATACGCATTATTTCGGCGGATAAATTTTTAGAATCGCTCGTTTGA